The Medicago truncatula cultivar Jemalong A17 chromosome 4, MtrunA17r5.0-ANR, whole genome shotgun sequence genome includes a region encoding these proteins:
- the LOC11427645 gene encoding serine/arginine repetitive matrix protein 1, which translates to MSGGFFRGTSADQDTRFSNKQAKLLKSQKFAPELEHLVDMTKVNMDVMRPWITRKVTELLGFEDEVLINFIHGLLEAKKVNGKEIQIQITGFMEKNTGKFMKELWTLLLSAQKNASGVPQQFLDAKEEELLKKKAESDRITSEIQRKKDKESKDIMEERLKKLDGRLDAKDNDAASDPTLKSRDSGHYIQDGKQTDRNGVRARNRISPHSPAVFNSPYRGSPARAISKSFSNSRSYSRSPKGGGRSISSERIQRSSRRQSISPRRRSPQRSPHRRPSYSRRRSRSSSSSPIRRGMHSPFRRRRTPSPVQRRRTPSPVRRRSPSPVRRRRSPSPVRRRRSPPSPVRRRRSPPSPVRQRRSPYPARRRRSPSPVRRRRSPSPIRRRRSPSPMNRRRSPSPIRRRSPSPLQQRSPSMRRRSPSPMRRIPLSRGRRSSSPMQSPVMRRYDSRTPRRRSPSPLQHRSPVSGKKRSASASPKRSPSQDEWSSQSPVRVSPSPVRRRTSPRHQRSPLQSSMGRVRVQKILSPEVYQPSSPLRSVQRDKNGKASGYKSQDSMSTPDKSPIRSISPPQARSKTSSKNRSPHEISLRQPRDKLTNKGSLSPRLSPPKKPTNHKPTHDIPETSEGAEEAYYSRERKDPKSNSSEKKSRHSPVSKRIGSSAKFHDEDEFYPERAASHLASDTKHYDNNERNKKGQDIKCDKSSGKGGESPGQQKSPMNKEFFSGEKLRDTYAAETKKTDDKDQINSKYAKSSDQHHKSEGTQDLVGKVDHVNQSASYDSVSEESDKHRRDGKDRRKHKRSERKVVSSDENDSYDSELEDRKEAKRRKKEEKKKLRKEEKHRKREERRRKREERHAEKLKMKSKPGYISDNEEAERRDGHQSDDEEEPYDPKKLEIELRNKALESLKAKKSMNN; encoded by the exons ATGTCAGGCGGTTTTTTTCGA GGTACATCTGCGGATCAGGATACTCGGTTTTCGAACAAGCAAGCGAAGCTGCTTAAGTCGCAGAAGTTTGCGCCGGAATTGGAGCATCTG GTGGACATGACGAAGGTGAATATGGACGTAATGAGGCCTTGGATCACTAGAAAAGTGACCGAGCTTCTTGGGTTTGAAGACGAAGTGCTTATTAACTTCATACATGGTCTTCTGGAAGCGAAG AAAGTTAACGGGAAGGAAATTCAAATACAAATTACTGGATTCATGGAAAAAAACACCGGCAAGTTCATGAAGGAGCTTTGGACACTTCTTCTCAGTGCACAGAAAAATGCCAGTGGTGTTCCTCAGCAGTTCTTGGATGCTAAAGAAGAAGAACTCCTGAAAAAGAag GCTGAAAGCGATAGGATAACAAGTGAAATTCAGAGGAAGAAAGATAAGGAGAGTAAAGATATCATGGAAGAGAGGCTGAAGAAACTG GATGGTCGTCTAGATGCAAAGGATAATGATGCTGCTTCAGATCCAACTTTGAAGTCCAGGGATTCAGGGCACTACATTCAGGATGGAAAACAAACTGACAGGAATGGTGTTAGAGCAAGGAACAG GATTTCTCCACATTCACCTGCAGTTTTCAATTCACCTTATCG AGGCTCACCTGCAAGGGCAATCAGTAAATCATTTTCGAATTCCCGAAGTTATTCAAG ATCTCCAAAGGGTGGAGGGCGTTCCATTTCTTCTGAAAGGATACAGCGGTCTTCACGACGACAATCTATTTCTCCTCGAAGACGTTCACCACAAAGATCTCCTCACAGGAGGCCATCTTATTCAAGGAGAAGATCTAGATCTAGCTCATCTTCTCCTATCCGACGTGGAATGCATTCTCCATTTCGTCGACGCAGAACACCCTCTCCTGTTCAAAGACGCAGAACACCCTCTCCTGTTAGACGGAGATCGCCCTCTCCAGTTCGACGACGAAGATCACCCTCTCCAGTACGACGACGCAGATCACCACCTTCTCCAGTACGACGACGCAGATCACCACCTTCTCCCGTACGACAACGCAGATCACCTTATCCTGCACGGAGACGCAGATCTCCCTCTCCTGTGCGACGACGCAGATCACCTTCTCCTATACGACGACGTAGATCACCTTCTCCAATGAACCGACGGAGATCACCATCACCTATTAGACGAAGGTCACCCTCACCACTGCAACAGAGATCTCCTAGTATGCGGCGCAGGTCACCTTCACCGATGCGTCGAATACCACTAAGCCGTGGACGGAGGTCAAGCTCTCCAATGCAATCCCCCGTAATGCGAAGGTATGATAGTAGAACTCCACGGCGCAGGTCTCCATCTCCTTTGCAGCATAGGTCACCTGTTTCGGGCAAGAAAAGATCTGCAAGTGCCTCCCCTAAGAGGTCTCCTTCTCAAGATGAATGGAGTTCTCAGTCTCCTGTACGTGTATCTCCATCTCCAGTCAGGAGGAGAACTTCACCAAGACACCAAAGAAGTCCTTTGCAGTCTTCTATGGGAAGAGTCAG GGTGCAAAAAATATTGTCACCGGAAGTTTATCAACCCTCTAGTCCTTTGCGGTCTGTACAGAGAGATAAAAATGGCAAAGCTTCAGGCTATAAATCACAAGATTCAATGTCCACACCAGATAAGTCTCCAATCCGATCAATATCACCACCACAAGCAAGAAGTAAGACCAGCAGTAAAAATAGAAG TCCACATGAAATCTCTCTAAGGCAACCAAGAGATAAATTGACCAATAAAGGAAGCTTGAGTCCCCGCTTGAGTCCCCCAAAGAAGCCAACAAACCATAAACCTACCCATGACATCCCAGAGACAAGTGAAGGAGCAGAAGAAGCATATTATTCTAG AGAGCGCAAAGATCCTAAATCAAATTCATCCGAAAAGAAATCAAGACACTCCCCAGTTAGTAAGCGAATAGGTTCATCTGCAAAATTTCATGACGAGGATGAGTTTTATCCTGAAAGGGCAGCAAGTCATCTTGCTTCTGATACTAAGCATTATGATAATAATGAAAGGAATAAGAAAGGCCAGGATATAAAATG TGATAAATCTTCTGGCAAGGGAGGCGAGTCTCCTGGTCAACAGAAGTCACCAATGAACAAGGAGTTTTTTTCTGGCGAGAAGCTTCGCGATACTTATGCTgcagaaacaaaaaaaactgaTGACAAGGatcaaatcaattcaaaataTGCCAAAAGTAGTGATCAGCACCACAAATCAGAAGGCACTCAAGATTTAGTTGGAAAAGTTGATCACGTCAATCAGAGTGCTTCTTATGATTCTGTTTCTGAAGAAAGTGACAAGCATAGAAGGGATGGAAAGGATAGGAGAAAGCATAAAAGGTCAGAGAGAAAAGTTGTTTCTTCTGATGAGAATGATAGTTATGATTCTGAGTTAGAAGACAGGAAAGAGGCCAAGAGGAGGAAAaaggaggagaagaagaagctGCGAAAGGAGGAGAAGCATCGAAAGCGGGAAGAGAGACGGCGAAAAAGGGAAGAGCGGCATGCTGAAAAGCTGAAAATGAAGAGTAAACCAGGCTATATTTCAGACAATGAGGAAGCTGAACGAAGGGATGGTCATCAaagtgatgatgaagaagaaccATACGATCCAAAGAAGCTTGAGATTGAGCTGCGTAATAAGGCTCTCGAGTCCCTCAAAGCAAAGAAGAGCATGAACAATTAA